Genomic window (Candidatus Acidulodesulfobacterium acidiphilum):
TTAAATAACGACGGAAAATCAAAAAAAATAGGATTGTCTATAGGAATATCAGGATTTAAAAAAGGGAAAAAAGCGGATGAAATAATAGAAGAAGCCGATATTGCAATGTATAGGGCAAAACGCGGAAACGGAAACCACGTTTTTATATACGAAGAATAATAAAGCAATATTTTAATATATAACAACATACGCAATTTGATTATAAATTGATATAAAAGAAGCATATACCACTCCCCATTTTTCATAATTATCAATAATTTTTTAACGTTTTTTGAATAATTTGTCAATAATATTTACAAATTATT
Coding sequences:
- a CDS encoding diguanylate cyclase — its product is LNNDGKSKKIGLSIGISGFKKGKKADEIIEEADIAMYRAKRGNGNHVFIYEE